From the genome of Brassica oleracea var. oleracea cultivar TO1000 chromosome C4, BOL, whole genome shotgun sequence:
GGAACTAAGATTCTCTCATCAAACCCGAAATTGAACGATATCTAGGGATTTGTGACAAAATAGATCTAGGCATTGAGATTTACGATCGGCGCGGGATTCGTGGATGAGTTTTCGTTGCTCAAGAACAATGAATCCGGTCAATGCGCTACCAAGCGTGGCGCCGAGAAGACGCTCCTATAGACAATGAGATTACAACGTCAAAAAAACAACTCATCGTGAAACTCTCTCTCTCTCCCCCCCTCCCTCCCTCTTGCTTTGATTTCTGGGGAAAAATGTATCACGAGAGGCATCTTAAGTTAAGGGTTCTTAAATTATTATTTTTTAATTATTTTTTTGAAACAAAAATTTATTTATTAAATGAAACTAAATAAAACATTACATTTTAAACATAGAATTTAAAATAAAAACATAAAAAGAAAGATTACTAAAATAAGCGATAATAATTTAAAAGAGGCATTAAAGATTAGTTGTTGTCTTGATCACCTCCAAATTTAGACCACAAATGTTCAACCAAATCAGCTTTAAGTCGTTCATGAATTCGTCTATCACGAATTGTAGTTCGAACATTCATCATATTGCCCATATTTGAAGGGATGTCTGTAGAATAGGTGAGATTGACTTGTGAACTTCCGTTGCCATCTCCTTGTTGGAATTTCGAAACATCAAACTGAGTGTTTTGATCTCGTTCGTCTTGTACTATCATATTATGGAGTATGATACATGCTCTCATAATCTTTCCGATTTTGACTTTATCCCAAATACGTGCCAGATTTTTAATAATGCCAAATCGAGCTTGCAAGACTCCGAAAGCACGCTCGACATCTTTTCGGACAGCTTCTTGACGTTGAGCAAATAAAGTTGCTTTGGGCCCTTGTGGAAGCGAAATAGATTGGATAAATGTAGCCCATTTCAGATAAATACCATCGGTGAGATAGTACGCCAAATCATACTCTCTTCCGTTGACCCAGAAATTCACTTTCGGAGCTTGACCATTTATTATGTCATCAAAAACACGTGAGCGATCAAGAACATTGATATCATTTAAAGTACCTGGAGGTCCAAAAATGCATGCCATATCCAGAGATCATATGAAGCAACAGCCTCTAAGACAATAGTGGGGTTTCCAGAACCACGAGAATATTGCCCTTTCCAAGCGGTGGGACAATTCTTCCACTCCCAATGCATACAATCGATGCTCCCTATCATCCCGGAAAATCCATGAACCTCTCCAATGTAAAGTAGACGTTGAAGATCATCCGGTGTTGGTCTTCTTAGGTACTCATTGCCGAACAAATTTATTATTGCTTCCACAAAATTTTCTACACATAACCGAGCAGTGCTTTCACCGAGCCTGAGGTATTCGTCGACCGCATCAAGCGCAGAACCATATGCCAACACACGAATAGCTGTTGTACACTTTTGAAGTGTAGAGAGACCAAGCCTTCCGAGACCGTCTTTCTTTTGACGAAAGAATTGAACTTCATTGGATAGCCGATCAACAATACGCAGGAACAAAGGCTTGTTCATTCTAAACCGTCGTCGGAATAGATTTTCAGGATATGTTGGAGTGTCGCTGAAATAATCATTCCATAACCGGAGATTGCCTTCTTCCCGATTTCTCTTGATAAAAACTCGTTTTTTTGTTGTATTTCTTTCATCTTCTTGATCATTGATGAGATTATCGAAAGCTTCATCAAATTGTTGATCAAAAAATTGATCGAATGCTTCATCAAATGATCCCCCAATATTGATATGAGAAGAAGACGCCATCGTTGTTTTAAATCAAAGAGATGCAGAGAATGAATTGTTTTGTATCAAAGAGATGAAGCGAATAAATGGTTTTGTATCAAAAGAGATGAAGAGAATAAATTGGTGAATGGTGAGAAGATGAACGAGTTGTTTGTTGTAGAAAGAAGAGTTATTATTGTGATCAAGAGAATTGGTGAACTTTCAGAATATATAAAGAAGAGTTGTTGTAGAAAGATAATCGAGAGAAGATGAACGAGTTGTTTGATATAGAAAGAACTTAATTTATACAACTCATCAGTTTAATGTTTGTCTCGTGATAGGATACAACAAACTTCTCTTGATACAACACAACAAACACACCAGAAACTCTCGTGACTAAAAAAACAACTCCGGTGACAAGTACACAAGACCATTCCCGTGATTAACTCTCGTGATACAACAAACCGCTGACAAGTACAGAAGAGAAGACCACACCCGTGATTCTTCAAGTCCCAATGAACTGAAACACAAAACACAGTCAATAAGGGATGAGTAGTATTATACATATAGCCACAAGAAAATGAAAAAAGAAGAGAACAAGACCAAAGCATTATACAATTTACGTTCATTACATAACAGAAACAGATTCAACACACCAAAACATGAAACAAGAAGAGAACTCTATTCTACCAACAGAAACAGATTCAACAAATAGAAACAGAAACACCAAACAGAAACATTCTACAACTTAAGTTCATTACATAACACCAACAGACAAGAACAACAAACAGAAACTTAAATACTCAAACAGACACGAGAACCTAAACAGACAACACGTCCTCAATCAGCTTCCTCTTTAGAGCTTCTTCACTCTCAGACAGTGGCTCTCTCTTTGCAAGAAGATTGTCAAGCAGAGACATCTTGTAAAGCTCTTTCTTTGCAAGAAGATCCTGCTGTTTGATGGACCACATTGACTGAAAATCAGCTGCCTTCCCATCAACCGTCTTCTTACCCCGTGCCTTAGAAGCCTTTACACCCGAGGGACGGTTGGTGCAGTCATCAGCTGCAGAAGCCTTGCTTTCGGTTGCGTGTGAAGCTGATGATTGATATCTGTCGTCCAACTTCCTCTTTTTAGAGCTTCCACCGTGTCTAGAGCTTGAAACGTCACACCACTTCTTGTCATTGCGCAGCTCCATCCACACATACTCTAGGGTGAACTTCTTTTTATAGTTGTTGTAGAAAATCTCATGCGCTTTTTTGAGAACATCAGTCTTATTTTGCCCGCTGGTCTTCTCCCTGATTGCAGCCTCGTAGGAGCCACAGAACTTGCACACGAGGTCGTTGATCTTCTGCCACCGTGTCTTACAGTGCAACGCCTATCTCGGTTCACACCCTGCAACCTTCTAGCTTGCCGCGAAGTAGCTTGCAATTCGAGACCAGAAGGCGCCTGATCTCTGCTCATTACCCACGACTGCATCTTTGCTCGTGTTCAGCCATGAGCTGATGAGCAAAACATCATCAGAGGGCGTCCATTTCCTCCTTTCTCGGTGCTCTACAACACTCTCTGGACCGAGGTTGCTATCCTTCGTCTGTTGAGTTCCAAAAATAGGAACTTCTGATGAACCAAATACACTTTGTTGACTTTGAAGAAGATCAACAAAGTTAGACCCACTCCTATATGGATTAAAATCCATATCTGAATGCAAACAACAAAAGAAAGAAAGAGAAGAACAAGAGGAAAGTGTTTAAGATAAGAAAGACAAGGAACAAGAGGGAACCAGAGGAAGGCGTTTAAGATAAGAAAGACATGGAACAATAGGAAGGCGTTTAATAGAGGGAAGAGGACTTGACATATATCTAAACACATTCATCACAACCTTCCTATACTTGACATATATCTAACACATTTAAAGATCTAAACACATTCATCACATCTATTTATTACTTACACAACTGTAATCTAACCCTAAACGATACATTTATTGCAGACACTTCAAGTTAAACAAGAATCAAAAGACATTAAGCTCAGTTGTTAGATCAAACATAGATGTTTACCTGTATTGCAAATGTTGCCCTTTTGCTCTCCTAGCCTTGCTTATGTCTCCTTATCGTGTTTCTTTATTGTGTATCCTGAACACGTCTCCTTATCCAACAGACACAAACACATAGAAGAATCAAAAAATAATCACAGGAAGGAAATATTAAATTGAACAAAAATGTTCTTCATTCTCAAGATTCAAGATCACGACACCAAGCCACCTAAACCAATACGATCAAGAATCTACTAAACATTTTATCTCACAAACCAATACAAACATGAATCTACTAAACATTTTTACTAAACGAGAATCTACTAAACGAGTTCAAGAATCTACATAACGAGATTCCACTAAACCAATAAGATCAAGAAGTACTAGACATATAATGTTCAGTGAATCGAAATTTTTTGAATTCACTCAAAAAATCAAGGAAATTATCAAAACATTCCGAAAGTTCTCAATCAACATCACATTATCAAGGTGATTTGTATGGTATACAGGACCGAGAAGATCGAGGTTGGTCGGAAAAACAAACAAACCTTGAGTTTCAAGAGAAGATCGACTGTCTCTCCAGAGAATTAATGATTCCCTCTTCAATGGAACTTCAATCTGCAATTTAGACAATCAGATTTACAGACTAAACATAAAAAGCGAACAGGAAGGAGCAAAATCATTCACATACAAATTTGAGGATTCAAAAATAAAAACGAAATAACTTAGCTTTGCTCATTGATTATGCTCAGCAGCAACCGACGACCCTGTTCGTAAAGCCGAGCCACCGAGATTTTCTCCGTCAAGCCACTGAGATTCGCCGTCGCTGAGAGCCACCGAGATTCTTCCTCGAGGAGAGGCACCGACATCTCTTCCTCGACGAGACCAACGAGAATCTCGGCCAGGGAGAGCCACCACCAACGAGATTCTTCGTTGTCGAAATCAACCCAGTGATTATTCGAGGAGCCGAGACGGATCGTCTTCTACGGTGAGAGAAAGAGGCGTTTGCTTTTTTTCCTTTCTTCTTTTCCTCTGTTATTTTCCTCTCAAAAAACACAAAACCAATAGACATAAAACACGTGTACACCAAGACTCGATCCTTCAAACGCTTAATTAAGCCTCGATGCTTAACTAATTACCTTTTTTCCTTTTATTTTTAATTAGAAATTAGCTAAGAATCATGGTTAAGCAACTGCATTGAACATGCTCTAAGAACATTTCAGTAGTACTAATGTAATATTTTCTATATTCAATAGTTTTAACTACAGATCTGGAATTCCAAGTGTAATTCTATATATATGATGCATTGACATATAAAAAATTTGTATATTTTAGTTCATAAAAAAAATTGTATGTTAGTATATTGAAGAAACGAACAAACACTAGATTTTTATCTGCACAACCACTTAACTATTTTTCATAAAATTGTTAATATTAACGATTTGTCAACCCATTTCACATTAGTCAAAATTTATTTTAATATTTTTTTTTGTAATCGAAATGAGATAAACCGTTTTAGTTCGTTTTGCATTGATCAAAGTATCGTGCATGTTTTATAAAAATACTGGCAATCAGAATTATCTATAAAATATTTAGTGTTTAAATCATTTAATTAAATTTATTATATATGTATAGAAATATTATTATTTTTCGTTTTTAAATTAAAAAGTAATAAACATATTAATGTGTAATAATATTTAAATATTAGATTCAAATTTAATTATTTATTTACAAAATATATAGTTAGTATATTTTGATATATATTACAGCTTGATTCGGATATGGATTCGAGTTTTTAGTTCAGATCTCGGATTTCTTATTTTCTTTTCCAGACATACATCGACTCCTTCCTTAGGAGGGTCTGCTGACACGCCACTAGTTTAAAATCCGGGTTACAATATTTTAAAAGCGAATGAGAGTATTACCCAAGTTGCACAAAATACATGCACCAGTGTGTTTTTTTAAATTAAGAAAGACATGCAGCCAAGTTTGAATAAGGAAGCAGGCTTAATGCGTTCGACATGGGTAGCAGCAACATCATTAAAAAAAGAAATAATATATGAATTAAAAATACAACTAGTTTTGAGTATTTGTCAACTGTTTAACTTAACATGAAACATGCAATGATTCATCTTATTCCACGTTCATTCTCTCCCTCTTCGTAGCTTTCTCAAAGACAATAGAAGCTTATCTTGAATCGCCATGACGACCGCGAAAAGGCTCTGTTTCGTTGTTATTCTATCAACGTGTCTTCTAACTGTCGAACTCACGCGAGCTGAGGAGGACTCTCTCTCACCGGCTATCTCGCCAGGACGTGATTCTCCTCTGCCACCGGAATCACATTCATCTCCGTCACCACCAGAAGCAGATTCCCTTCCGCCACCAGCTTCATCACCAAGACATGAACCCCTAGCGGATTCTCCACCACCACCTCCTCCTCAACCGTCACCATCTCCATCTACTGAACTAGCGCCGGTTCCTACTCCGTCAAAGGACGATTCCCATGAGGATTCAGAGCCGGAGACAGAGTATTTCCCTTCTCCAACGCCGTCTCCTGCGGCAGAAGAGCGAAAACCAGACGATATCAAAGCAAGCGAGGATGGTGATGAGTTCGAGAAAGAAGAAGAAAGCGGGATGAGTGGATTGGAAAAAGCTGGGATCGCCTTTGGAGCTATACTTGGAGTAGGAGCCATCGTAATGGGAGCTATTGTTTACAAGAAACGTAGAGATAACTTAACGAGAGCTCGTTACACTTACTTCCAAGGAGAGTTTCTTTAAACTGTTTTCTTGTTTTTTTTGGGATTAAGAAACATATACAATTTTTCATACATTGTAGTTTTTGGTGGCCCTACATGATGAATCTTTCATCTCTTAGTAGAGTTTATATTATTATATATTACCTCTTAAGGAGCATTACTATATGTCCCAGTGTTCAGTAGAGCCAGATCTAAAATGTTGGGATTATCATTTCTCAAGAATTTTCATAATTTTTTTTTGGCATAATTTGAGAGCTTATATCCAAAATTTTTGGGGATAGAATCCAATATTTCATTAGACTGTGCTTAGATCTGGCCCTCGTGGTCAGTGTGAGGAAAGAGTTCAACGGCCATGGCTTTGATATCTAATTAAAGGACAAATAAAAAAAAAACAAATCCATTCTCTATGGTATTATTAATGAAAGGACATATATATATATATATATATATATAAATAAAATAAACCATTCTCTATAGTCTAATTAGTGAAAGGGCAACTATAAATAAAACAAACTTAATGTTCAACTGTAAAAACGACGCTGCAGAAGTTGAGTCTCTTGGCATGTCTTGTGTAACACCACAATCGGTGGGTTTAAATGAAACCTGTAGTGAAGAATGATCGTAACCAACCAAGAAGTTGTTCTGTGCTCTGTTGCCAAAGACAGCTTTTTCAGCAATTGGTGTTATCGGACCACACATAATCATCAGACAAATGGCTTGTCCATTAGCCATATACGTATTGTTTTTATCCAAAACAAGATCTGCACCTCCACTGAAATGCATCGTGATCACTGGAAAGATATCCATCGTATTCGTTTTGTAGCAAAGTGTGTCGATCTCCGAGAAAGTTACTCGTTCCGCAGTCACAACCTTCTCCACTGACTCCCTCACTAGGCTGCAGTAGCTTGCAGGCAAGTAGGTTAAAGTGGTTCCAGAGTCTATTAATATGTTACCGTCTACGGCGTGAAACGGGGTCCCCAATGTTTCAACGCGAGCCTCCCCAACGCTGACCGCGTCTAGGTTTAGGTAATAGAAACCGGGTTTCTCCTTCTTCGTAAACATAGTGGTTGATACAGTCCCGTCCCCTGACACAATAGCATTACTTCCAAAGCTGATCTTACTTGTTCCCTCAGGGGAGAAGCAGTAGGAAAAGGCACCGAGCATATTTTTGCCCATCTGAGAGATGAGAGATAAAGATTTCCAACTTAGACCAACAATGCCCGAGGCGGTTGTTCTAAACCCTGAGCTGTTGTGCGAACATCCAATAACTGTTTCAGGCATTACATAGGAGTGGCCAGAAGTGGATTGGATGGTGACGGTCTCGGTTGCTAAGCTTCCTCTGGAGTAGCTTTGGTCCCCGTATAGCAAAGTATAATCACAAGAGGGGTTAGGGGTAATGCACTTTAATTGCTCTTTGTAGGTTGAGGACTTGGAAGGGTCGAATATTGGATTGCGTTGTTTGTAGCAGTTAAGACAAGGCAAACATTGTGTCCATATGATCTCGCTTCCTGTGTCTAAGACTGCGTCTATCTCGACAGGAGGAGTACCGATTTTGAGTTTCATAAGATACTCGGAGGTTTGAAAGAAGATGTCGGCGTAAGGAGATGATCGGAGTTGATCATAAGTATTAGAGCGTCGAGAAGAAGATGAATTGGTGCGACGGTGGATTAGGTCCATGGTGAAGCCGCTTGGAGGTGATGAGGCTGTGGCGGTAATAAAGAGAAAAGCTGTAATGATTTGAAGAGAGAGTGTAACGCTCATCATTCTGGTTGCATAAGACATGGTGATCGAATAAGATCTTTAGGTTTTGAGACACAATGCAACTTCTTGATCATTCATGTATATATTTATACAGTATGGACTTTAGTCGTTATTGTTAATTCTCCTGATTTGTCACTTTACCAATTTTGTTATTTCCATTTTTGAATATTTAACAATTTGTTTCTAATTAAGAGTTTACTATGGTTTTCCATTTTGACGTTTCATTGTTGGAAATTATATTACTTCATAATATACAGCGAAATGTATATTTTACGTAATTGTTCATGAATGATGAACCCCGGGTTATTCAGAAAATGTAAGATGATTAAAAAACTATGCGTTTTGTACACCCCAGCTTATATCGCGACTAGAGAGTTGGAAAATTTGAGAAAAGCAAAAAAAAATTTTTGAACTTGAGAAGTTAACGAACATAATCCTTTTCGAAATAAAATAGTTAACGAATATAATGGAAATGGAACTAACGTCTCCTAAAAAGGAGAAACGAAGGCTCAACGATAGTACTTTCTAAAAATGGACAGGGCTAACCCGACCGAGATGACCTAGTGGTCGGTGACCGTATAAATCTAAAATATATTAGAGAGCTATCTTGTGAGCAAAAATATCACTGTGCCGCACAATTCTGATTTAGTGGTTTTGGGAGGTCACCTGTAACGTTCCGATCCCCGGCGTCCGACCGGGGTTATTGAAGGGGCGTTATGGAAATGTGTCTACTCATTTAGACAACCCTACGTGTCCCGTTACTGGTCCCGAGAGTCGACGGGCGCAAAACCTTCTTTGAAATACCGTCACACCCACATCCATATACTTCTACTTACAGTCCTGCGCACAGGGAAATAGAAATGGAGGAGTGAGCAACAAGTTACTCAGTGAAGTGGCTCTAGACCAGCCTGCCCGCATGACACTCTATACTACTCTAAGCGGGAACTAGGACTGACTAGCCACTACAATCAGGTAATGTATTTTCATCATTTCATATCATCATCATCATTATTTCCAAACATTCAACTCCATACATTTCTAGCAACCTAGCAATCAATCAATACAATGATCCCACTCATTGCCACACACGTTAAACCCTAGACTGAACCGTCTCCTCATACTAGACCGACTCGATCCTATGACACCTTTAACTCCTCGTTACCCGACCATGATGCACGTTTTTATATCCCACCTCTCCCGGTTGGCACACGTTCTTATCATCAGTGGGTAGCTCCTACTAGGCTTCTACCCCATATTCTTGTGGATTGGCCACATCTCCTATGGGTGCTTCCATATTCTTGTGGATTCGCCACCTCTCCTATGGATACCTAGCGAGAACTACTGCCACACATACTTTCCTTAGACTCTATATGCTTCCCCACCCATGCTTAACCGTAACATCATTCTTTCATACTTTTACTTATCCTTTCACATCCTTATCATTTTCACTTATCCCTTCCCATTCTCATTTACTTTCCTTTTTCATTTAGACTTGTACTTGGACTCAATCACTAGACGCCTCCCGTTATCAGTGTCACACAAAATACACATCGCACTCATGTTTCACTTACAATATCAACAGCAATTAGTAGTCATCTATCATCTTAGCATTCATTCTTCCTAGCATCCTAGCTTTAATGACAAACCATCAAACCACTCATGGGACTACACATCCAAGCATACAAGCATCAAATACTAATCATTCACCACCACAACAACACAAGACAGTTCATTAAGTCCCATTTAACAGTATGAGGGTTCTTATGCATCATGATCCATTCATCTATCAACCTAGTACTAACCAGGTTCTATCATCCTAGCTCTTCAAACAGGGTCTAATCAATCCTAACTCCAACATAAAGGAGTATACAGAACATGAGAACAAGATGGGTTCAAGACACTCACTACAAGAAAACACACCANNNNNNNNNNNNNNNNNNNNNNNNNNNNNNNNNNNNNNNNNNNNNNNNNNNNNNNNNNNNNNNNNNNNNNNNNNNNNNNNNNNNNNNNNNNNNNNCCGACGGAATTCCGACGAAATATGGTTCGTCGGAATTTTCCGACGACTTTTCGACGACATTCCGATAAAAAATGTAACCGTTGTAGTCGTCGGAAGTCCGTCGGTTTATTCCGATGAATTTCCGACGACATTCCGATTAACAGCAAAGTCGTCGAAATTCCGTCGGTATTTTCCGA
Proteins encoded in this window:
- the LOC106338996 gene encoding glutathione S-transferase T3-like: MSVPLLEEESRWLSATANLSGLTEKISIEVPLKRESLILWRDSRSSLETQDMDFNPYRSGSNFVDLLQSQQSVFGSSEVPIFGTQQTKDSNLGPESVVEHRERRKWTPSDDVLLISSWLNTSKDAVVGNEQRSGAFWSRIASYFAKINDLVCKFCGSYEAAIREKTSGQNKTDVLKKAHEIFYNNYKKKFTLEYVWMELRNDKKWCDVSSSRHGGSSKKRKLDDRYQSSASHATESKASAADDCTNRPSGVKASKARGKKTVDGKAADFQSMWSIKQQDLLAKKELYKMSLLDNLLAKREPLSESEEALKRKLIEDVLSV
- the LOC106341253 gene encoding protein TsetseEP translates to MTTAKRLCFVVILSTCLLTVELTRAEEDSLSPAISPGRDSPLPPESHSSPSPPEADSLPPPASSPRHEPLADSPPPPPPQPSPSPSTELAPVPTPSKDDSHEDSEPETEYFPSPTPSPAAEERKPDDIKASEDGDEFEKEEESGMSGLEKAGIAFGAILGVGAIVMGAIVYKKRRDNLTRARYTYFQGEFL
- the LOC106338997 gene encoding aspartic proteinase CDR1-like → MSYATRMMSVTLSLQIITAFLFITATASSPPSGFTMDLIHRRTNSSSSRRSNTYDQLRSSPYADIFFQTSEYLMKLKIGTPPVEIDAVLDTGSEIIWTQCLPCLNCYKQRNPIFDPSKSSTYKEQLKCITPNPSCDYTLLYGDQSYSRGSLATETVTIQSTSGHSYVMPETVIGCSHNSSGFRTTASGIVGLSWKSLSLISQMGKNMLGAFSYCFSPEGTSKISFGSNAIVSGDGTVSTTMFTKKEKPGFYYLNLDAVSVGEARVETLGTPFHAVDGNILIDSGTTLTYLPASYCSLVRESVEKVVTAERVTFSEIDTLCYKTNTMDIFPVITMHFSGGADLVLDKNNTYMANGQAICLMIMCGPITPIAEKAVFGNRAQNNFLVGYDHSSLQVSFKPTDCGVTQDMPRDSTSAASFLQLNIKFVLFIVALSLIRL